Genomic DNA from Erythrobacter aureus:
TTCGTCATCGAAAACAAGCCGCATCTGCGGCATAATGGCGCGATACGCGCGAAGGAGCGAACGGATGAGACATATCGCAGCCATTCTTGCAGCCTCGCTGCCGCTGACGGCTTGCCAGACCTACGATACCCAGCCCGACCCCGCGCCGGATGCCGTGGCGGTTGTGCCCAGCGAAGATGCGGCGCCGACCTATGTCATTGCGATATGCGGGGAATGCCATGCGGTGCAGGACAATGCCGTTTCGCCCAACCCGCAGGCGCCCGGCTTCGCCGACATTGCCAACAGCCCGGGCCTGACGCGCGACACCCTTGTCACCTTCCTTGCAGACGCGCACAATTATCCGATGCAGATGGATGTCGACCTGGTCGAAGAGGATATCGAGGTGATCGCCGATTACATGCTGACCTTGCAGTCTGAAGATTATGTAAGACGGCCGGGGTAAGGTTTCAGTCAACCTCACCGCGTAGGATTTCCAGCCTGTTGGGCGGCGCGTCTGCGCTGAGGAAGTCGGGGATGGTGTTTGCGGTCCTGCGCGAGCGGCTAAGCCACTCGACTTTCCACTCGGTGATACGCTCTTGCGTCACATGCTCGAAAACACCCGGCCGGGGCTCGTTGATGTGCTCGCGCTGGAGCACCAGAGCTAGCGGCCTCTCGGTGCCTTCCCGAGACTCCGAAAAGGCCAGCGCGTCCGGATAGCTATCGAATGCGTAATAGTAGTCGCTGCCATCGCACTCATCGGGCGCACCGCGTTCAGGGTGCGACCACACCCGATACTCGAGCACTTCGTCCCAAACGTAACCGCCGCCCGACTTCGTCAAGGCGGGATAGGAACCGACCTTGGCCGCATCGAGAGCCGGTGGATATGCCGGAGTTACGTCATTATCGGTCTCCCCCACGACGCTCCACCGAAACTACCCGACCACTTTCCCGATCAGCTTCATCATACTCGTCCCCCCTTCCACACCACACGGCCGATCACCTCTACC
This window encodes:
- a CDS encoding GCN5 family acetyltransferase, with the translated sequence MGETDNDVTPAYPPALDAAKVGSYPALTKSGGGYVWDEVLEYRVWSHPERGAPDECDGSDYYYAFDSYPDALAFSESREGTERPLALVLQREHINEPRPGVFEHVTQERITEWKVEWLSRSRRTANTIPDFLSADAPPNRLEILRGEVD